In one window of Eubalaena glacialis isolate mEubGla1 chromosome 13, mEubGla1.1.hap2.+ XY, whole genome shotgun sequence DNA:
- the TMEM265 gene encoding transmembrane protein 265, giving the protein MEDEEKAVESLVSNTEAARSPSPIRCCSLRLRYLAATSIICGCSCLGVVALVFAIKAEERHKAGRLEEAVHWGARARRFILASFAVWLAVLVLGPLLLWLLSYAIAQAE; this is encoded by the exons ATGGAGGACGAGGAGAAGGCAGTGGAGAGCTTGGTGAGCAACACGGAAGCTGCTCGTTCTCCATCCCCCATTCGCTGCTGCTCGCTCCGCCTCCGCTACTTGGCAGCTACTAGCATTATATGTGGCTGCTCTTGCCTGGGAGTCGTGGCCCTTGTATTTGCCATCAAG GCGGAAGAGCGGCATAAGGCAGGCCGGTTGGAGGAGGCAGTGCACTGGGGGGCCCGGGCCCGGAGGTTCATCCTGGCCAGCTTTGCCGTCTGGCTTGCTGTCCTTGTTCTGGGCCCGCTGCTTCTATGGCTGCTCTCCTACGCCATCGCCCAGGCTGAGTGA